One window from the genome of Pseudonocardia hierapolitana encodes:
- a CDS encoding APC family permease has translation MVDSAPAQAQPELKRAIGPGLLLFFVIGDILGTGIYALTGSVASVIGGALWVPFLGAFVVAFLTAFSYLELVGKYPGAGGAALYTHRAFGVQFLTFMVTFTVMCSGVTSAASAAKAFGDTYLKQFAVLPLWLVALVFVAGLAIINFRGVGESVKANVLLTCIEVTGLAIIIIAGLWAIGGGQGEPARLVEINTGETGPFLAITTAVSLAFFAMVGFEDSVNMAEETKDPVKIFPRAMLLGMAVAGTIYVVVAVISSMLVPAADLAEAGSGALLTVLEVSAPGFPLQLFAAIGLLAVINSALINMLMASRLLYGMANERVLPSVFATVHPTRRTPWVSIVFSSVIAYILVVSVDLSVLGGTTALLLLAVFTIVNIAVLVLRKKTVEHKHFRAPTWAPVLGVFLCGFLATPLSGRPMIQFLIAGILLVVGLVLWLVNHLVVGRVEFDPSHLDDSREHPHPIDPKK, from the coding sequence ATGGTGGACTCAGCCCCGGCCCAAGCCCAACCCGAACTCAAGCGAGCCATCGGCCCCGGACTCCTGCTCTTCTTCGTCATCGGCGACATCCTCGGCACGGGGATCTACGCCCTGACCGGTTCGGTGGCCTCCGTGATCGGCGGCGCCCTGTGGGTGCCGTTCCTCGGCGCGTTCGTGGTCGCGTTCCTGACCGCGTTCAGCTATCTGGAGCTCGTCGGGAAATACCCGGGTGCGGGTGGGGCGGCGCTGTACACGCACCGCGCATTCGGCGTCCAGTTCCTGACGTTCATGGTCACGTTCACGGTGATGTGTTCGGGCGTGACGTCGGCGGCATCGGCGGCCAAGGCGTTCGGTGACACCTACCTCAAGCAGTTCGCCGTGCTGCCGCTGTGGCTCGTCGCGCTGGTGTTCGTCGCGGGGCTCGCGATCATCAACTTCCGCGGCGTGGGCGAGTCGGTCAAGGCGAACGTGCTGCTCACCTGCATCGAGGTGACCGGGCTCGCGATCATCATCATCGCCGGTCTCTGGGCCATCGGTGGTGGCCAGGGCGAACCCGCCCGCCTCGTCGAGATCAACACCGGTGAGACGGGGCCGTTCCTGGCGATCACCACGGCCGTCTCGCTCGCGTTCTTCGCCATGGTCGGGTTCGAGGACTCCGTGAACATGGCCGAGGAGACCAAGGACCCGGTGAAGATCTTCCCGCGCGCGATGCTGCTCGGCATGGCCGTCGCGGGCACCATCTACGTGGTCGTCGCGGTCATCTCCTCGATGCTGGTCCCGGCGGCCGACCTGGCAGAGGCCGGGAGCGGCGCTCTGCTCACGGTGCTTGAGGTCAGCGCGCCCGGATTCCCGCTGCAACTGTTCGCGGCGATCGGTCTGCTCGCCGTGATCAACTCCGCCCTGATCAACATGCTGATGGCGAGCCGGCTGCTCTACGGCATGGCCAACGAGCGGGTCCTCCCGAGCGTGTTCGCCACCGTGCACCCCACCCGCCGCACCCCGTGGGTGTCGATCGTGTTCAGCAGCGTGATCGCGTACATCCTGGTGGTCAGCGTCGACCTGAGCGTGCTGGGTGGCACCACCGCGCTGCTCCTGCTCGCCGTGTTCACGATCGTCAACATCGCGGTGCTCGTGCTGCGCAAGAAGACGGTCGAGCACAAGCACTTCCGCGCCCCGACCTGGGCGCCGGTGCTCGGCGTGTTCCTGTGCGGCTTCCTCGCCACGCCGCTGTCGGGCCGCCCGATGATCCAGTTCCTCATCGCGGGCATCCTGCTGGTGGTGGGCCTGGTGCTGTGGCTGGTCAACCACCTGGTGGTGGGCCGGGTGGAGTTCGACCCGTCGCACCTGGACGACAGCCGCGAGCACCCGCACCCGATCGACCCGAAGAAGTAA
- a CDS encoding DJ-1/PfpI family protein has product MSGFLPRAARALALLVAVLALPAGFAAVSASAAFGAYYAPGPERTVPAAAPVRHDPAKPTAVVVVGALGAEVSDTLAPYEILAATDRFNVYTVAPQRRPVPLTGGLDLVPDLTFDELAGLAAPALVVVPALPDLGEPTTAPVTEWVRAQAGRGAQLLSICNGSGVLASAGLLDDRPAAAHWMQLRGMRTAYPQVRWAPGQRFVDDGDVVSTAGILSGVDGTLHVVERLLGPAAARDAAAAVGWRHHGSGASAYTGLPLPDPAAILNAGFRLDPPTVGVALTDGVGEIELASVFNTQARSLATRTLAVTTDGGPVRSRHGLTFLPRADLASAAPRLDRLIVPGDHAVEPVAGGPAPEHLHGRSGFAFDATVTDLARSTDTATARWVAKALELPIDGLPLDGPAWPWGPTIVLVVLALPGLLLHQIITKILDRRGGSHHTHSPWWTQPRPKPNPNSSEPSAPDSCSSSSSATSSARGSTP; this is encoded by the coding sequence ATGAGCGGCTTCCTCCCTCGTGCTGCCCGTGCGCTCGCCCTGCTGGTCGCCGTCCTGGCGCTGCCCGCGGGGTTCGCGGCCGTCTCCGCGTCAGCGGCCTTCGGCGCCTACTACGCACCCGGACCGGAGCGGACCGTCCCCGCGGCCGCGCCGGTCCGGCACGATCCGGCCAAGCCGACCGCCGTGGTCGTCGTGGGCGCGCTCGGCGCGGAGGTCTCCGACACGCTCGCGCCGTACGAGATCCTCGCCGCGACGGACCGGTTCAACGTCTACACCGTCGCGCCTCAGCGGCGGCCGGTCCCGCTGACCGGCGGGCTCGACCTCGTCCCCGACCTCACGTTCGACGAGCTCGCAGGTCTGGCCGCCCCGGCCCTCGTCGTCGTCCCGGCGTTGCCCGACCTCGGCGAGCCGACCACCGCCCCCGTCACGGAATGGGTGCGCGCACAGGCCGGCCGCGGTGCACAGCTGCTGTCCATCTGCAACGGGTCGGGCGTGCTCGCGTCCGCCGGGCTGCTCGACGACCGGCCCGCGGCCGCCCACTGGATGCAGCTGCGCGGTATGCGGACGGCGTACCCGCAGGTCCGATGGGCGCCCGGGCAGCGCTTCGTCGACGACGGGGACGTCGTCAGCACCGCGGGCATCCTGTCCGGCGTCGACGGCACGCTGCACGTCGTGGAGCGGCTGCTGGGGCCGGCCGCCGCCCGCGACGCCGCCGCCGCGGTCGGCTGGCGGCACCACGGTTCGGGCGCCTCCGCGTACACGGGCCTCCCGCTGCCCGACCCAGCCGCGATCCTGAACGCCGGCTTCCGCCTCGACCCGCCGACGGTCGGCGTGGCGCTCACCGACGGCGTCGGCGAGATCGAGCTCGCCTCGGTGTTCAACACGCAGGCCCGGTCGCTGGCCACGCGGACCCTCGCCGTCACCACCGACGGCGGCCCGGTCCGCTCCCGGCACGGCCTGACCTTCCTGCCCCGCGCCGATCTGGCGAGCGCGGCGCCGCGGCTCGACCGCCTGATCGTGCCCGGGGATCACGCTGTCGAGCCGGTGGCCGGGGGCCCGGCGCCGGAGCACCTGCACGGCCGCTCCGGCTTCGCCTTCGACGCGACGGTGACCGACCTGGCCCGCAGCACGGACACCGCGACCGCACGGTGGGTGGCGAAGGCGCTCGAGCTGCCGATCGATGGCCTCCCACTCGACGGGCCCGCCTGGCCGTGGGGCCCGACCATCGTGCTGGTCGTGCTCGCCCTGCCCGGGTTGCTGTTACATCAAATCATCACCAAGATCCTCGACCGGCGTGGTGGCAGCCATCACACTCACTCGCCATGGTGGACTCAGCCCCGGCCCAAGCCCAACCCGAACTCAAGCGAGCCATCGGCCCCGGACTCCTGCTCTTCTTCGTCATCGGCGACATCCTCGGCACGGGGATCTACGCCCTGA
- a CDS encoding sigma-70 family RNA polymerase sigma factor, whose amino-acid sequence MRRTLLALARSGDGEAFRELVEPHRHELQVHCYRILGSVQDAEDLLQETLLAAWRGIGDYQERASVRTWLYRIATNRCLNALRTGSRRPHEYPAGRSEVPLPEPTHRRAEPSWLEPYPDALLGIADDVPGPEARYEARESVSLAFLAALQQLPPRQRAVLVLRDVLGFRADEVADMLDTSRNAVTSALTRARGALAQERPASDRESAPLPDSPHELRIVDEFSRAFEAGDVDAVVAMLTDDAWLTMPPLPLEYQGPEAIRHFLATVALCGKVRHVLVPTRANGQPAFGWYLRDPRTPIQHAHGLLVLTLTGDRVSALTRFHDNSLLPMFGLPRSLRIEGRADDER is encoded by the coding sequence ATGCGAAGGACGCTGCTGGCGTTGGCGCGGAGCGGGGACGGTGAGGCGTTCCGCGAGCTCGTCGAGCCCCATCGGCACGAGCTCCAGGTGCACTGCTACCGCATCCTCGGCTCGGTGCAGGACGCCGAGGACCTCTTGCAGGAGACGTTGCTCGCGGCGTGGCGGGGGATCGGCGACTACCAGGAGCGCGCGTCCGTGCGGACGTGGCTGTACCGGATCGCGACCAACCGCTGCCTCAACGCGCTGCGGACCGGCTCCCGTCGCCCGCACGAGTACCCGGCCGGCCGATCGGAGGTCCCGTTGCCCGAGCCGACGCACCGCCGAGCCGAACCGAGCTGGCTGGAGCCCTACCCCGACGCGCTGCTCGGGATCGCCGACGACGTGCCCGGGCCGGAGGCGCGGTACGAGGCGCGGGAGTCGGTGTCGCTCGCGTTCCTGGCGGCGTTGCAGCAGCTGCCGCCGCGGCAGCGGGCGGTGCTGGTGCTGCGGGACGTGCTCGGGTTCCGGGCCGACGAGGTGGCGGACATGCTCGACACCAGCCGCAACGCCGTGACCAGCGCGCTGACCAGGGCCCGGGGTGCGCTGGCGCAGGAGCGCCCCGCCTCCGACCGGGAGAGCGCCCCGCTACCGGACTCGCCACACGAACTCCGGATCGTCGACGAGTTCAGCCGCGCCTTCGAGGCGGGCGACGTCGACGCGGTCGTGGCCATGCTGACCGACGACGCATGGCTGACGATGCCGCCCCTGCCGCTGGAGTACCAGGGCCCGGAGGCGATCCGCCACTTCCTGGCCACGGTCGCGCTGTGCGGGAAGGTTCGGCACGTGCTGGTCCCGACGCGGGCGAACGGCCAGCCCGCGTTCGGCTGGTACCTGCGTGATCCGCGCACCCCGATCCAGCACGCGCACGGGCTGCTCGTGCTGACCCTGACCGGCGACCGGGTGAGCGCGTTGACGCGGTTCCACGACAACTCGCTCTTGCCGATGTTCGGCCTTCCGCGGTCCCTGCGCATCGAGGGGAGGGCCGACGATGAGCGCTGA
- a CDS encoding MFS transporter: MSADAGRTTRAQAWVLGIASLGSFMMALDSLVVTTALSTIRQDLTASIESLEWVVNSYNLTFAVLLLTGAALGDRFGRRRMFVVGLAVFTVASVACALAPDIGTLIVARAGQGVGAAMVLPLSLTLISTAFPPQQRGRAMGLYLGITGLATFSGPFIGGVVAEGLAWQWIFWLNLPVGMIAILLTQRRVEESVGPNTRFDLGGVVLVTAGAFGVVWGLVRGNVAGWDSAEVVGALLLGVVLLVAFVLWERRAQAPMLPMRFFRLRAFATANPANFLVFASLYGTMFFLAQYFQVVLGNGPLVAGLMLMPWTGTLMVCAPIAGRLADKVGERNFVVGGLLLQTAGMGWIAVVADTGTGYLELLPALVVGSVGITMAMPAAQKAVVGAVQPREIGQASGAFMMLRILGGVFGVAVTVAVFAGVGDYTSAERFSEGFSAGMTAVAAFAFIGVLVAAAMPARRPTTVAVPPPATNVVPRGENAPRT; this comes from the coding sequence ATGAGCGCTGACGCGGGACGGACCACGCGCGCCCAGGCCTGGGTGCTGGGAATCGCGTCGCTCGGGTCGTTCATGATGGCGCTGGACAGCCTGGTCGTGACGACGGCGCTGAGCACGATCCGGCAGGACCTGACGGCGTCGATCGAGTCGCTCGAGTGGGTCGTCAACTCCTACAACCTGACGTTCGCGGTGCTGCTGCTGACGGGCGCCGCGCTGGGTGATCGGTTCGGCCGGCGCCGGATGTTCGTCGTCGGGCTGGCCGTGTTCACCGTCGCCTCGGTGGCGTGCGCGCTGGCGCCGGACATCGGCACGCTGATCGTGGCGCGCGCGGGGCAGGGCGTCGGCGCGGCGATGGTGCTCCCGCTGTCGCTCACCCTGATCAGCACGGCCTTCCCGCCGCAGCAGCGGGGCCGGGCGATGGGGCTGTACCTGGGCATCACCGGTCTGGCGACGTTCAGCGGCCCGTTCATCGGCGGTGTCGTCGCCGAGGGACTCGCCTGGCAGTGGATCTTCTGGCTGAACCTCCCGGTCGGGATGATCGCGATCCTGCTCACGCAGCGGCGCGTGGAGGAGAGCGTCGGCCCGAACACCCGGTTCGACCTGGGAGGGGTCGTGCTCGTGACCGCGGGCGCGTTCGGCGTCGTCTGGGGCCTGGTCCGCGGGAACGTCGCGGGCTGGGACAGCGCGGAGGTGGTGGGCGCGCTGCTGCTCGGCGTCGTGCTGCTGGTCGCCTTCGTGCTCTGGGAGCGACGCGCGCAGGCGCCGATGCTGCCGATGCGGTTCTTCCGGTTGAGGGCGTTCGCGACGGCCAACCCGGCGAACTTCCTGGTGTTCGCCTCGCTGTACGGCACGATGTTCTTCCTCGCGCAGTACTTCCAGGTCGTGCTCGGCAACGGCCCGCTCGTCGCAGGCCTGATGCTGATGCCCTGGACCGGCACGCTGATGGTGTGCGCGCCGATCGCCGGCAGGCTGGCCGACAAGGTCGGGGAGCGGAACTTCGTCGTCGGCGGGCTGCTGCTCCAGACCGCGGGCATGGGGTGGATCGCTGTGGTCGCCGACACCGGGACGGGCTACCTCGAACTGCTGCCCGCGCTGGTCGTCGGCTCGGTCGGGATCACCATGGCCATGCCCGCGGCGCAGAAGGCGGTGGTCGGAGCGGTGCAGCCACGCGAGATCGGGCAGGCGTCCGGCGCGTTCATGATGCTGCGGATCCTCGGTGGGGTGTTCGGTGTCGCGGTCACGGTCGCCGTCTTCGCCGGCGTCGGCGACTACACGTCCGCCGAGCGGTTCAGCGAGGGCTTCTCGGCCGGGATGACCGCGGTCGCCGCGTTCGCGTTCATCGGAGTGCTCGTCGCAGCCGCCATGCCCGCCAGGCGGCCGACGACCGTGGCCGTGCCGCCACCGGCGACGAACGTCGTGCCTCGAGGGGAGAACGCACCGCGGACCTGA
- a CDS encoding response regulator, whose product MTGVRVLLVDDQALFREALATLLAVHEGVEVVGEAGDGDEALRKAAELAPDVVLMDLRMPVLDGIGATRRLRVEQPDVRVIALTTFDDDEDVFAALRAGAVGYLLKDVSSARLVEAVHAAARGESVLQPSVAAKVVARFAQLPDAAPEPRPQPLVVPLSDRELDVLRLLADGRSNREIAAALFLAEGTVKNHVTNVLAKLGARDRTQAALRARALGLL is encoded by the coding sequence GTGACGGGCGTCCGGGTCCTGCTCGTGGACGACCAGGCCCTCTTCCGGGAGGCGCTGGCCACGCTGCTCGCCGTGCACGAGGGCGTCGAGGTGGTGGGCGAGGCGGGCGACGGCGACGAGGCGCTGCGCAAGGCCGCCGAGCTCGCGCCCGACGTGGTGCTCATGGACCTGCGCATGCCCGTGCTGGACGGCATCGGGGCCACGCGCCGGCTGCGCGTCGAGCAACCCGACGTCCGGGTCATCGCGCTCACCACCTTCGACGACGACGAGGACGTCTTCGCGGCGCTGCGCGCCGGCGCGGTCGGCTACCTGCTCAAGGACGTGTCGTCGGCGCGGCTGGTCGAGGCCGTGCACGCGGCCGCCCGTGGCGAGTCGGTGTTGCAGCCGTCGGTGGCGGCGAAGGTGGTGGCCCGCTTCGCGCAGCTGCCCGACGCGGCGCCGGAACCGCGGCCGCAGCCACTGGTCGTGCCGCTGTCGGACCGCGAGCTGGACGTGCTCCGCCTGCTGGCCGACGGCCGCAGCAACCGGGAGATCGCCGCGGCGCTGTTCCTGGCCGAGGGCACGGTGAAGAACCACGTGACCAACGTGCTCGCGAAGCTCGGCGCCCGCGACCGCACGCAGGCCGCGTTGCGCGCCCGCGCCCTCGGCCTCCTGTAG
- a CDS encoding sensor histidine kinase, translated as MNRALAVLTGGAFLTLVIGVVGGGGPLAAIPVGAAYTLLSVAAFGWVSRRGRLPLSAAYVTVQLALAFTTFALEPGVATTLFFVVLVSQCVLVLPRPATAVVVLLVPFVHAPMGSWQDALREGMGLFASVVFAAVFTELLQREQQLRHELAEAHAQLRDYAAQAERLATAQERNRVARDIHDGLGHSLTVVQMQVKAARAVLPADPAKADEVLAKAQQQSEEALGAVRRSVRALREPRSTGPLPEALNALAEEASAAGVPTRLDVSGIPRPLPDDAQEALYRAAQEGLTNVRKHARANRADLLLAYGESAVRVEVRDDGVGSDGSSAGFGLVGLRERAARLGGELRVESAPGEGHTLSMELPTMEVPG; from the coding sequence GTGAACCGGGCGCTCGCGGTGCTCACCGGTGGCGCGTTCCTCACGCTGGTCATCGGGGTCGTCGGGGGCGGCGGGCCCCTTGCCGCGATACCGGTCGGCGCGGCGTACACGCTGCTGAGCGTGGCCGCCTTCGGGTGGGTGAGCAGGCGGGGGCGGCTGCCCCTGTCGGCCGCGTACGTCACGGTGCAGCTCGCGCTGGCCTTCACGACGTTCGCGCTGGAGCCGGGCGTCGCCACCACGCTCTTCTTCGTGGTGCTGGTGAGCCAGTGCGTGCTGGTGCTCCCCCGACCGGCCACCGCCGTGGTCGTCCTGCTCGTCCCGTTCGTGCACGCGCCGATGGGCTCCTGGCAGGACGCCTTGCGGGAGGGGATGGGCCTGTTCGCCTCGGTGGTGTTCGCCGCGGTCTTCACCGAGCTGCTGCAGCGGGAGCAGCAGCTGCGCCACGAACTGGCCGAGGCGCACGCGCAGCTGCGCGACTACGCCGCACAGGCCGAGCGGCTCGCCACGGCCCAGGAGCGCAACCGGGTGGCCCGCGACATCCACGACGGGCTCGGGCACTCGCTCACCGTCGTGCAGATGCAGGTCAAGGCCGCGCGGGCGGTGCTGCCCGCCGACCCGGCGAAGGCCGACGAGGTGCTCGCGAAAGCGCAGCAGCAGTCGGAGGAGGCGCTGGGTGCGGTGCGCCGGTCGGTGCGCGCCCTGCGCGAACCGCGCTCGACCGGACCGCTCCCCGAAGCGTTGAACGCGCTCGCGGAGGAGGCCTCCGCGGCGGGCGTGCCCACCCGGCTCGACGTGTCCGGCATCCCGCGCCCGCTCCCCGACGACGCGCAGGAGGCGTTGTACCGGGCCGCCCAGGAGGGGCTGACGAACGTCCGCAAGCACGCCCGGGCGAACCGGGCCGACCTGCTGCTGGCCTACGGCGAGAGCGCGGTCCGCGTGGAGGTCCGTGACGACGGCGTGGGCAGCGACGGGAGTTCCGCCGGCTTCGGCCTGGTGGGGCTGCGGGAGCGGGCCGCCCGGCTCGGCGGGGAGCTGCGCGTCGAGTCGGCGCCGGGTGAGGGCCACACGCTGTCGATGGAACTGCCGACGATGGAGGTGCCGGGGTGA
- a CDS encoding arginase family protein, whose amino-acid sequence MSIVVVDAPSNLGLRPPRPGTVPGCYKLAGALRDQGLLARLGGDEGGVVTPPRYDRGDWAEGDGVFNAAAIARYSAALADRVERHAAPGAFVLVLGGDCSILLGTLIGLRRRGRPGLVYLDGHSDFRHPGNSTSVGAAAGEGLALVTGRGQSDLTDIEGLRPYVRDADTAALGMHEPGDPLLPEAREAVAVLATVEEMRASGCGTAAERALGAMAPGVDRIWVHLDADILDPSVMPAVDSPEPDGLRPDELVETLVPLLRDPRVAGLDLAIYDPDIDEPGDGAHLLADVLVEALGAAGRIR is encoded by the coding sequence ATGAGCATCGTCGTGGTCGACGCTCCGTCGAACCTCGGGCTGCGCCCGCCGCGCCCCGGCACCGTGCCCGGTTGCTACAAGCTCGCCGGTGCCCTGCGGGACCAGGGCCTGCTCGCCCGGCTCGGCGGTGATGAGGGCGGCGTGGTCACGCCGCCCCGCTACGACCGCGGCGACTGGGCGGAGGGCGACGGCGTCTTCAACGCGGCCGCGATCGCGCGCTACTCCGCGGCACTGGCCGACCGGGTCGAGCGGCACGCGGCACCCGGCGCGTTCGTGCTCGTCCTGGGTGGCGACTGCAGCATCCTGCTCGGCACGCTGATCGGCCTGCGTCGCCGCGGCCGCCCCGGCCTGGTGTACCTCGACGGGCACTCCGACTTCCGGCACCCGGGCAACTCGACGTCCGTCGGCGCCGCGGCCGGCGAGGGGCTCGCGCTGGTCACCGGCCGTGGGCAGTCCGATCTCACCGACATCGAGGGCCTGCGGCCCTACGTCCGGGACGCCGACACGGCCGCGCTCGGGATGCACGAGCCCGGCGACCCGCTGCTGCCGGAGGCCAGGGAGGCAGTCGCCGTGCTGGCGACCGTCGAGGAGATGCGCGCCTCCGGGTGCGGGACGGCGGCCGAGCGCGCGCTCGGGGCGATGGCGCCCGGTGTCGACCGGATCTGGGTCCACCTCGACGCCGACATCCTCGACCCGTCCGTGATGCCGGCGGTCGACAGCCCGGAGCCGGACGGCCTGCGGCCCGACGAGCTCGTCGAGACGCTCGTGCCCCTCCTGCGCGATCCCCGGGTCGCCGGCCTCGACCTGGCGATCTACGACCCCGACATCGACGAGCCGGGCGACGGCGCCCACCTGCTCGCGGACGTCCTCGTCGAGGCGCTCGGCGCGGCCGGACGCATCCGTTGA
- a CDS encoding sulfatase, with protein MILRRQAGTETQPPRWRPLAARLLTVLAALLVLTALVAPDTVTDLTPAAFVRLPVEALAGVAVLLVLPARARRPVAAVGGAVLGLLTILKILDLGFSAVLARPFDPVLDWALLDDGLGFLGSSTGPAGQVAAVVGAAVVTIGLLVLVTLAVVRLARVTVGHPRPATRVLAALTPVWVACAVLGAQLVPGVPVASASAAIAAGQRAVQLPASMLDQQAFTAALTTDPFRGVPADQLLTALRGKDVVLAFVESYGRSALERPELAGPVTAALDTGSAQLASAGFSARSGFLTSPVAGGSSWLAHATLLSGMRVANQARHDALMASDRLTLVSAFAMASWRTAAVMPGTTGEWPEARFYGHQHVYDFPALGYRGPDLGWASVPDQYTMSAFERMEHAQPDRPPLFAEIALASSHAPWPLIPPVIGWDQVGDGSVFRTFATGEPRDAVWAKGTDAVHSAYSRSIAYSLGTLTSWVQNSGDDDLVLIVLGDHQAAPLIIGPDAGHDVPISIITRDRDVLDRIGGWGWEDGLRPSPQAPVWPMEDFRDRFFTTFGPGPAPEAH; from the coding sequence ATGATCCTGCGACGTCAGGCGGGCACCGAGACGCAGCCGCCGCGGTGGCGCCCGCTTGCGGCACGGCTGCTCACGGTGCTGGCGGCCCTGCTCGTGCTGACCGCCCTCGTCGCACCGGACACGGTCACCGATCTCACGCCGGCCGCGTTCGTGCGGCTGCCCGTCGAAGCGCTCGCCGGCGTCGCCGTCCTGCTGGTGCTTCCCGCTCGTGCGCGCCGGCCCGTCGCGGCGGTCGGCGGCGCCGTGCTGGGCCTGCTCACGATCCTGAAGATCCTCGACCTGGGCTTCTCCGCGGTGCTCGCCCGCCCGTTCGACCCGGTGCTCGACTGGGCGCTGCTCGACGACGGCCTCGGCTTCCTCGGTTCGTCCACCGGTCCTGCCGGGCAGGTCGCCGCGGTCGTCGGCGCCGCCGTCGTCACCATCGGGCTCCTCGTCCTCGTGACGCTCGCGGTCGTGCGGCTGGCCCGCGTCACGGTCGGGCACCCGCGACCCGCGACCCGCGTCCTGGCCGCGCTCACCCCGGTCTGGGTGGCGTGCGCCGTGCTCGGTGCGCAGCTCGTGCCGGGGGTGCCGGTCGCATCGGCATCCGCCGCGATCGCCGCCGGGCAGCGGGCGGTGCAGCTGCCGGCGAGCATGCTCGACCAGCAGGCGTTCACGGCGGCGCTCACCACCGACCCGTTCCGCGGCGTGCCCGCCGACCAGCTGCTCACGGCGCTGCGCGGCAAGGACGTCGTGCTCGCCTTCGTCGAGAGCTACGGGCGCAGCGCGCTCGAACGGCCCGAGCTCGCGGGACCCGTCACCGCCGCGCTCGACACGGGGAGCGCGCAGCTCGCGTCCGCCGGGTTCTCGGCCCGCAGCGGCTTCCTCACCTCGCCGGTGGCGGGCGGCAGCAGCTGGCTCGCGCATGCCACGCTGCTGTCCGGGATGCGCGTCGCCAACCAGGCCCGCCACGACGCGCTGATGGCGAGCGACCGGCTCACGCTCGTCAGCGCGTTCGCCATGGCGAGCTGGCGGACCGCCGCCGTCATGCCGGGCACCACCGGCGAGTGGCCGGAGGCGCGGTTCTACGGCCATCAGCACGTCTACGACTTCCCCGCACTCGGCTACCGCGGGCCCGACCTCGGCTGGGCCAGCGTGCCCGACCAGTACACGATGTCGGCCTTCGAGCGCATGGAGCACGCGCAGCCCGACCGCCCGCCGCTCTTCGCCGAGATCGCGCTCGCGTCGAGCCACGCCCCGTGGCCGCTCATCCCACCGGTGATCGGCTGGGACCAGGTCGGCGACGGCTCGGTCTTCCGGACGTTCGCGACCGGCGAGCCGCGCGACGCCGTGTGGGCGAAGGGCACCGACGCCGTGCACTCCGCGTACAGCCGCTCGATCGCCTACTCCCTCGGAACGCTCACCTCGTGGGTGCAGAACTCCGGTGACGACGACCTGGTGCTCATCGTGCTCGGCGACCACCAGGCCGCGCCGCTGATCATCGGTCCGGACGCGGGCCACGACGTGCCGATCTCGATCATCACGCGCGACCGGGACGTGCTCGACCGGATCGGCGGATGGGGCTGGGAGGACGGGCTGCGGCCGAGCCCGCAGGCCCCGGTCTGGCCGATGGAGGACTTCCGGGACCGCTTCTTCACGACGTTCGGCCCCGGCCCGGCGCCCGAGGCGCACTGA
- a CDS encoding DUF3040 domain-containing protein translates to MFNQNDRRRLEEIERRLQQEDPEFARRFTRWPAPAGGGSRLLPTLVLVVGVLGLMMSMLVALPAVFLLSLVATVWGGVWLHRRRS, encoded by the coding sequence ATGTTCAACCAGAACGACCGGCGCCGCCTCGAGGAGATCGAGCGCCGGCTGCAGCAAGAGGATCCCGAGTTCGCGCGCCGGTTCACGCGGTGGCCGGCGCCGGCAGGCGGCGGCTCGCGGCTGCTGCCCACGCTCGTGCTCGTCGTCGGTGTGCTCGGACTGATGATGTCGATGCTCGTGGCGCTGCCGGCGGTCTTCCTGCTGTCACTGGTCGCCACGGTCTGGGGCGGGGTCTGGTTGCACCGCCGCCGCAGCTAG